In one Nocardia tengchongensis genomic region, the following are encoded:
- the fusA gene encoding elongation factor G — protein MAQEVLTDLNKVRNIGIMAHIDAGKTTTTERILFYTGITYKIGEVHDGAATMDWMAQEQERGITITSAATTCYWNDNQINIIDTPGHVDFTVEVERSLRVLDGAVAVFDGKEGVEPQSEQVWRQADKYDVPRICFVNKMDKLGADFYFTVQTIKDRLGAKPLVIQLPIGAEDTFEGIVDLVEMNAKVWKGETKLGEQYEVVEIPADLKERAEQYREELLETVAESDEELLDKFAGGEELSVEEIKAAIRKMTVNSELYPVLCGSAFKNKGVQPMLDAVVDYLPSPLNVESVQGHVPGKEDEILTRKPSSDEPFAALAFKIATHPFFGKLTYVRVYSGKVDSGAQVINATKGKKERLGKLFQMHSNKENPVPEAVAGHIYAVIGLKDTTTGDTLCDPQNQIVLESMTFPDPVIEVAIEPKTKADQEKLGTAIQKFAEEDPTFNVKLDQETGQTVIGGMGELQLDIYVDRMKREFKVEANIGKPQVAYRETLTKTVDKYEYTHKKQTGGSGQFARVIIALAPLVDAEDGATYEFQNKVTGGRVPREYIPSVDAGIQDAMQYGVLAGFPLVNVSASLLDGAYHEVDSSEMAFKIAGAMALKEAARKAGPVILEPLMAVEVTTPEDYMGEVIGDLNSRRGQIQAMEERSGARVVKALVPLSEMFGYIGDLRSKTQGRANFSMVFNSYAEVPANVSKEIIAKATGE, from the coding sequence GTGGCACAGGAAGTGCTCACCGACCTGAACAAGGTCCGCAACATCGGCATCATGGCCCACATCGATGCGGGCAAGACCACCACCACCGAACGCATCCTGTTCTACACCGGTATCACGTACAAGATCGGTGAAGTTCACGATGGCGCCGCCACCATGGACTGGATGGCGCAGGAGCAGGAACGCGGCATCACCATCACGTCCGCCGCGACGACCTGTTACTGGAACGACAACCAGATCAACATCATCGACACCCCCGGCCACGTCGACTTCACCGTCGAGGTGGAGCGGTCGCTGCGCGTGCTCGATGGCGCCGTCGCGGTGTTCGACGGCAAGGAAGGCGTCGAGCCGCAGTCCGAGCAGGTGTGGCGTCAGGCCGACAAGTACGACGTGCCGCGTATCTGCTTCGTCAACAAGATGGACAAGCTGGGCGCTGACTTCTACTTCACCGTTCAGACCATCAAGGACCGCCTGGGCGCGAAGCCGCTGGTCATCCAGCTGCCGATCGGCGCCGAGGACACCTTCGAGGGCATCGTCGACCTGGTCGAGATGAACGCCAAGGTCTGGAAGGGCGAGACCAAGCTCGGCGAGCAGTACGAGGTCGTCGAGATCCCGGCCGATCTCAAGGAGCGCGCCGAGCAGTACCGCGAGGAGCTGCTCGAGACCGTCGCCGAGTCCGACGAGGAGCTGCTGGACAAGTTCGCCGGCGGCGAGGAGCTCTCGGTCGAGGAGATCAAGGCCGCGATCCGCAAGATGACCGTCAACTCCGAGCTCTACCCGGTGTTGTGCGGTTCGGCGTTCAAGAACAAGGGCGTTCAGCCCATGCTCGACGCCGTCGTCGACTACCTGCCGTCGCCGCTGAACGTCGAGTCGGTGCAGGGCCACGTGCCCGGCAAGGAAGACGAGATCCTGACCCGCAAGCCGTCCTCGGACGAGCCTTTCGCGGCGCTGGCGTTCAAGATCGCGACCCACCCGTTCTTCGGCAAGCTGACCTACGTCCGTGTGTACTCCGGCAAGGTCGACTCCGGCGCCCAGGTCATCAACGCGACCAAGGGTAAGAAGGAGCGTCTGGGCAAGCTGTTCCAGATGCACTCCAACAAGGAGAACCCGGTACCCGAGGCCGTGGCCGGCCACATCTACGCGGTCATCGGTCTGAAGGACACCACCACGGGTGACACCCTGTGCGATCCGCAGAACCAGATCGTGCTGGAGTCCATGACCTTCCCGGATCCGGTCATCGAGGTGGCCATCGAGCCGAAGACGAAGGCCGACCAGGAGAAGCTGGGCACCGCGATCCAGAAGTTCGCGGAGGAGGACCCCACCTTCAACGTGAAGCTGGACCAGGAGACCGGCCAGACCGTCATCGGCGGTATGGGTGAGCTCCAGCTCGACATCTACGTCGACCGCATGAAGCGCGAGTTCAAGGTCGAGGCCAACATCGGTAAGCCGCAGGTGGCCTACCGTGAGACCCTGACCAAGACGGTGGACAAGTACGAGTACACCCACAAGAAGCAGACCGGTGGTTCGGGTCAGTTCGCCCGTGTCATCATCGCGCTTGCGCCGCTGGTCGATGCCGAGGACGGCGCTACCTACGAGTTCCAGAACAAGGTCACCGGTGGCCGCGTTCCTCGTGAGTACATCCCCTCGGTGGACGCTGGTATCCAGGACGCCATGCAGTACGGCGTGCTCGCCGGCTTCCCGCTGGTCAACGTGAGTGCTTCGCTGCTCGACGGCGCCTACCACGAGGTCGACTCCTCGGAAATGGCGTTCAAGATCGCCGGCGCGATGGCCCTCAAGGAAGCGGCCCGCAAGGCCGGTCCGGTGATCCTCGAGCCGCTGATGGCGGTCGAGGTCACCACGCCCGAGGACTACATGGGCGAAGTGATCGGCGACCTGAACTCCCGCCGTGGCCAGATCCAGGCCATGGAGGAACGCAGTGGTGCCCGTGTCGTCAAGGCGCTGGTTCCGCTCTCGGAGATGTTCGGCTACATCGGTGACCTGCGGTCGAAGACCCAGGGCCGGGCGAACTTCTCGATGGTGTTCAATTCGTACGCGGAGGTTCCGGCCAACGTGTCGAAGGAGATCATCGCCAAGGCGACCGGCGAGTAA
- a CDS encoding glutamate racemase, protein MIVALIDSGLGLLPTAAWLRKLRPDLDLLLLNDPDGAPWGPKPEQWVVDRVLDTARLALREGAEVIVLPCNTASVTALEHVRAMVGPDVPVIGTVPAIKPAAAACAKVAVWATAATTDSAYQAGLIAQFGGDAEVTGVACHGLADAIDRGDLPVIAEAIADAAARTPADTEGIVLGCTHYPLVLDDILATLPPGVRVFDSAEAVAGQTLRRMDALGRPTTGTGTVRILASGRLAQLPSAAAAFDSGRLLGATCGDQLTAS, encoded by the coding sequence GTGATCGTCGCGCTCATCGACTCCGGACTGGGGCTGCTGCCCACGGCCGCCTGGTTGCGGAAGCTGCGGCCCGATCTCGACCTGCTGCTGCTCAACGACCCCGACGGCGCGCCCTGGGGACCCAAGCCCGAGCAGTGGGTCGTCGACCGGGTACTGGACACCGCGCGCCTCGCCCTGCGCGAGGGCGCGGAAGTCATTGTGCTGCCCTGTAATACGGCCAGCGTCACCGCGCTCGAACACGTGCGCGCCATGGTCGGGCCCGACGTGCCGGTGATCGGCACCGTCCCGGCGATCAAGCCCGCCGCGGCCGCCTGCGCCAAGGTCGCGGTCTGGGCGACGGCGGCCACCACCGACAGCGCCTACCAGGCCGGGCTGATCGCGCAGTTCGGCGGCGACGCCGAGGTCACCGGGGTGGCCTGCCACGGACTGGCCGACGCCATCGACCGCGGCGATCTGCCCGTCATCGCCGAGGCCATCGCCGACGCCGCCGCGCGCACCCCCGCCGACACCGAGGGCATCGTGCTCGGCTGCACGCACTACCCGCTGGTGCTCGACGACATCCTCGCCACGCTGCCCCCGGGCGTGCGCGTGTTCGACAGCGCCGAGGCGGTGGCCGGGCAGACCCTGCGCCGCATGGACGCCCTGGGACGGCCCACCACCGGCACCGGCACGGTGCGCATCCTCGCCTCCGGTCGGCTCGCCCAACTTCCTTCCGCCGCAGCCGCTTTCGACTCCGGCCGACTGCTCGGCGCGACCTGCGGCGACCAGCTCACCGCTTCCTGA
- the rpsG gene encoding 30S ribosomal protein S7, with protein sequence MPRKGPAPKRPLINDPVYGSPLVTQLVNKILLDGKKSTAERIVYGALEQAREKTGTDPVVTLKRALDNVKPALEVKPRRVGGATYQVPVEVRPGRANTLALRWLVNYSRARREKTMVERLANELLDASNGLGASVKRREDTHKMAESNRAFAHYRW encoded by the coding sequence ATGCCGCGTAAGGGTCCCGCTCCCAAGCGTCCCCTGATCAACGACCCGGTCTACGGCTCGCCCCTGGTGACGCAGCTGGTCAACAAGATCCTGCTGGACGGCAAGAAGTCCACCGCCGAGCGCATCGTCTACGGCGCCCTCGAGCAGGCTCGCGAGAAGACCGGCACCGACCCGGTCGTGACCCTCAAGCGCGCGCTCGACAACGTCAAGCCCGCCCTCGAGGTCAAGCCCCGTCGTGTCGGTGGCGCCACCTACCAGGTGCCGGTCGAGGTCCGTCCGGGCCGCGCCAACACCCTGGCGCTGCGCTGGCTGGTCAACTACTCCCGCGCCCGTCGCGAGAAGACCATGGTCGAGCGTCTGGCCAACGAGCTGCTGGACGCCAGCAACGGCCTGGGCGCTTCGGTGAAGCGTCGTGAGGACACCCACAAGATGGCCGAGTCGAACCGGGCCTTCGCGCACTACCGCTGGTGA
- the tuf gene encoding elongation factor Tu yields MAKAKFERTKPHVNIGTIGHVDHGKTTLTAAITKVLADKYPDLNAAFAFDQIDKAPEEKARGITINISHVEYQTEKRHYAHVDAPGHADYIKNMITGAAQMDGAILVVAATDGPMPQTREHVLLARQVGVPYILVALNKSDMVDDEEILELVEMEVRELLASQEFDEDAPVVRVSGLKALEGDEKWAESIVELMNAVDESIPDPVRETDKPFLMPIEDVFTITGRGTVVTGRIERGIVNVNEEVEIVGIREKVTKTTITGIEMFRKLLDNGQAGDNVGLLVRGIKREDVERGQVVVKPGTTTPHTEFEGQAYILSKDEGGRHTPFFNNYRPQFYFRTTDVTGVVTLPEGTEMVMPGDNTEMSVKLIQPVAMDEGLRFAIREGGRTVGAGRVTKIVK; encoded by the coding sequence GTGGCGAAGGCGAAGTTCGAGCGGACGAAGCCCCACGTCAACATCGGCACCATCGGTCACGTCGACCACGGTAAGACGACGCTGACCGCGGCGATCACCAAGGTGCTGGCTGACAAGTACCCGGATCTGAACGCGGCCTTCGCGTTCGACCAGATCGACAAGGCGCCGGAGGAGAAGGCTCGTGGTATCACGATCAACATCTCCCACGTCGAGTACCAGACCGAGAAGCGCCACTACGCGCACGTCGACGCTCCGGGCCACGCGGACTACATCAAGAACATGATCACCGGTGCCGCCCAGATGGACGGCGCGATCCTGGTCGTGGCCGCCACCGACGGCCCGATGCCGCAGACCCGTGAGCACGTGCTGCTCGCCCGCCAGGTCGGCGTGCCCTACATCCTGGTCGCGCTGAACAAGTCCGACATGGTCGACGACGAGGAAATCCTCGAGCTCGTCGAGATGGAGGTCCGCGAGCTGCTGGCTTCGCAGGAGTTCGACGAGGATGCCCCCGTCGTGCGCGTCTCCGGCCTGAAGGCCCTCGAGGGCGACGAGAAGTGGGCCGAGTCCATCGTCGAGCTCATGAACGCCGTCGACGAGTCGATCCCGGACCCGGTCCGTGAGACCGACAAGCCGTTCCTGATGCCGATCGAGGACGTCTTCACGATCACCGGTCGTGGCACCGTCGTCACCGGTCGTATCGAGCGTGGCATCGTGAACGTGAACGAGGAAGTCGAGATCGTCGGCATCCGCGAGAAGGTCACCAAGACCACCATCACGGGCATCGAGATGTTCCGCAAGCTGCTCGACAACGGCCAGGCGGGCGACAACGTCGGTCTGCTGGTTCGTGGCATCAAGCGTGAAGATGTCGAGCGTGGCCAGGTCGTCGTGAAGCCGGGTACCACCACCCCGCACACCGAGTTCGAGGGCCAGGCGTACATCCTGTCGAAGGACGAGGGTGGCCGCCACACCCCGTTCTTCAACAACTACCGCCCGCAGTTCTACTTCCGTACCACGGACGTGACCGGCGTCGTGACCCTCCCCGAGGGCACCGAGATGGTCATGCCCGGCGACAACACCGAGATGAGCGTCAAGCTGATCCAGCCGGTCGCCATGGACGAGGGCCTGCGTTTCGCGATCCGTGAGGGTGGCCGCACCGTCGGTGCCGGTCGCGTCACCAAGATCGTCAAGTGA
- the rpsL gene encoding 30S ribosomal protein S12 yields MPTINQLVRKGRRDKVAKTKTAALKGSPQRRGVCTRVYTTTPKKPNSALRKVARVRLTSAVEVTAYIPGEGHNLQEHSMVLVRGGRVKDLPGVRYKIIRGSLDTQGVKNRKQARSRYGAKKEKS; encoded by the coding sequence ATGCCAACCATCAACCAGCTGGTCCGCAAGGGTCGCCGCGACAAGGTCGCCAAGACCAAGACTGCGGCCCTCAAGGGGAGCCCGCAGCGTCGTGGCGTGTGCACTCGCGTGTACACCACGACCCCGAAGAAGCCGAACTCCGCGCTCCGTAAGGTCGCGCGTGTTCGCCTGACCAGCGCGGTCGAGGTCACGGCCTACATCCCCGGTGAGGGCCACAACCTCCAGGAGCACTCGATGGTGCTCGTGCGCGGCGGTCGTGTGAAGGACCTCCCGGGTGTGCGCTACAAGATCATCCGCGGTTCGCTCGACACCCAGGGTGTCAAGAACCGCAAGCAGGCCCGCAGCCGCTACGGCGCCAAGAAGGAGAAGAGCTAA
- a CDS encoding SPW repeat protein has translation MFTVSRTEHALTFVLGAVAALSPIWVAHSDRALWTLVVLGVLIALAGLAQLREMATGMAGRALGVLGVLMFISPWVMNFHSFSGASWVAWVVGALTVVVALAEMPEVAGRFGAAAHH, from the coding sequence ATGTTCACCGTGAGTCGCACGGAGCACGCCCTGACGTTCGTGCTCGGTGCAGTAGCCGCGCTGTCCCCGATCTGGGTAGCGCACAGTGACCGCGCACTGTGGACCCTCGTCGTGCTCGGTGTGCTGATCGCACTCGCGGGCCTGGCGCAGTTGCGCGAGATGGCGACCGGTATGGCGGGCCGTGCGCTCGGCGTGCTGGGCGTCCTGATGTTCATCTCCCCGTGGGTGATGAACTTCCACTCCTTCAGCGGCGCCTCCTGGGTCGCGTGGGTTGTGGGCGCGTTGACCGTGGTGGTCGCATTGGCCGAGATGCCCGAGGTTGCGGGTCGTTTCGGCGCCGCGGCGCACCACTGA
- a CDS encoding TetR/AcrR family transcriptional regulator — translation MPAPRKRRSKKVDGDARQLILDAAESLFAANGFDATATAAIAEAAGVPKGLVFYYFPTKDAILSALMAERVPPQPIDDIYAVVVPGDPAKSLVNMDAALNLRDHNSSVLRVIMWREADTHPDVRKQLRRMRDQLLDATARVLAASAPGPVQPGTLRACAAAWVSAMLAIASTDRLHALDGLPLPTADEILNVANVVAAGMTQMG, via the coding sequence GTGCCTGCACCACGCAAGCGTCGTAGCAAGAAGGTCGACGGGGACGCTCGCCAGCTCATTCTGGATGCCGCCGAAAGTCTTTTCGCTGCCAATGGATTCGACGCGACCGCGACCGCGGCCATCGCCGAGGCGGCCGGGGTGCCCAAGGGCCTGGTCTTCTATTACTTCCCGACCAAAGACGCGATTCTGTCGGCGCTGATGGCCGAGCGGGTCCCGCCACAGCCGATCGACGACATCTATGCGGTGGTGGTGCCGGGTGATCCGGCCAAGAGCCTGGTCAATATGGATGCCGCGCTGAATCTGCGCGATCACAATTCGTCGGTGCTGCGGGTGATCATGTGGCGCGAGGCCGACACTCATCCGGATGTGCGGAAGCAGTTGCGCCGCATGCGTGATCAGTTGCTGGACGCGACGGCGCGGGTGCTGGCGGCGAGCGCGCCGGGCCCGGTGCAGCCGGGGACGTTGCGGGCGTGCGCGGCGGCGTGGGTGTCGGCGATGCTGGCGATCGCGAGCACGGATCGGTTGCACGCGTTGGACGGGCTGCCGTTGCCGACGGCCGACGAAATCCTGAACGTCGCGAACGTGGTGGCCGCTGGGATGACCCAAATGGGCTGA
- a CDS encoding DUF3558 domain-containing protein codes for MPRRSRLAIAVSVLALTAGLTGCGKTVPGTALPAGGTTGTGGAPRINTNFDKLLRECQVVAVDDIGKSVGDNMYVEPSFNGAVCMWNLTGGAAGSGMVTLSWYELGSLANEKANNDRLKYVTNDITVQGRRSLETHRPNDSDSCGVSAPAADTGIVGWWVNYRNGSRHADPCEAARKLVELTLNLAR; via the coding sequence ATGCCCCGGCGTTCCCGGCTGGCGATCGCCGTCTCGGTACTCGCGTTGACCGCGGGCCTGACCGGCTGCGGCAAGACGGTGCCCGGCACCGCCCTGCCCGCGGGCGGCACCACCGGCACCGGCGGCGCTCCCCGCATCAACACCAACTTCGACAAGCTGCTGCGCGAGTGCCAGGTGGTCGCCGTCGACGACATCGGTAAGTCGGTCGGCGACAACATGTATGTGGAGCCGTCGTTCAACGGCGCGGTCTGCATGTGGAATCTGACCGGCGGCGCCGCGGGCAGCGGCATGGTGACGCTCAGTTGGTACGAGCTCGGTTCGCTCGCGAACGAGAAGGCCAACAACGATCGCCTGAAGTATGTGACGAACGACATAACGGTGCAGGGCCGGCGGTCGCTCGAGACGCATCGACCGAACGATTCGGATTCGTGCGGCGTGAGCGCTCCGGCCGCGGACACCGGCATCGTGGGCTGGTGGGTCAACTACCGCAACGGTTCTCGGCACGCGGACCCCTGCGAAGCGGCTCGCAAGCTGGTGGAGTTGACGTTGAACCTGGCTCGTTAG
- a CDS encoding NAD(P)/FAD-dependent oxidoreductase: MSHSVEQVLIVGGGLAGLRTAEELRRAGYTGELTLLGDENRAPYDRPPLSKQYMRGETDDTALRPAEFYPEHDITLRLGVTATGVDTTARRVRLSDGTEAAYDALVIATGLRPRRIPGLPEVSGVHVLRSHADAQAMREHLGTARKAVIVGAGFIGCELAASFRAGGLDVTIVEPQPTPLFAALGEQVGALVARLHEAEGVELRCGVGVETLVTEGDSVRGVQLADGSVVDADLVVIGIGSVPVTDWLADSGIPLAAPGQGGGVLADETGRTSVPGVWALGDVAAWPHAVGHPKRVEHWTNAGEQAQVLAAALLGAEPSAEIQVPYVWSDQYDMKIQVLGIPALADEIEIVEDKGRKFLAHYRRAGELVAVVGASMAGKVMKARGELAANLQPVATAS, from the coding sequence ATGTCGCACTCGGTAGAACAGGTTCTAATTGTCGGTGGTGGACTCGCGGGCCTGCGCACCGCCGAAGAGCTCCGACGTGCGGGTTACACCGGCGAACTGACCCTGCTCGGCGACGAGAACCGCGCGCCCTACGACCGGCCGCCGCTGTCCAAGCAGTACATGCGCGGCGAAACCGACGACACCGCCCTGCGGCCCGCCGAGTTCTACCCCGAACACGACATCACGCTGCGCCTGGGCGTCACCGCCACCGGCGTCGACACCACCGCCCGCCGAGTCCGGCTCTCCGACGGCACCGAAGCCGCCTACGACGCCCTGGTGATCGCCACCGGCCTGCGCCCGCGCCGCATCCCCGGCCTGCCCGAGGTCAGCGGCGTGCACGTGCTGCGCTCGCACGCCGACGCCCAGGCGATGCGCGAACACCTCGGCACCGCGCGTAAAGCCGTCATCGTGGGCGCGGGCTTCATCGGCTGCGAACTCGCCGCCAGCTTCCGCGCCGGCGGACTCGACGTCACCATCGTCGAACCCCAGCCCACTCCCCTGTTCGCCGCGCTCGGCGAGCAGGTCGGCGCACTGGTCGCCCGGCTGCACGAGGCCGAGGGCGTCGAGCTGCGCTGCGGCGTCGGCGTGGAAACCCTTGTCACCGAGGGCGACTCGGTGCGCGGCGTGCAGCTCGCCGACGGCAGCGTCGTCGACGCCGACCTGGTGGTCATCGGCATCGGCTCGGTGCCCGTCACCGACTGGCTGGCCGACTCCGGCATCCCGCTCGCCGCACCCGGCCAGGGCGGCGGCGTGCTGGCCGACGAGACCGGACGCACCTCGGTGCCCGGCGTCTGGGCCCTCGGCGACGTCGCGGCCTGGCCGCACGCCGTCGGCCACCCCAAGCGCGTCGAGCACTGGACCAATGCCGGCGAGCAGGCCCAGGTCCTGGCCGCCGCGCTGCTGGGCGCCGAACCGTCCGCCGAGATCCAGGTGCCGTACGTGTGGAGCGACCAGTACGACATGAAGATCCAGGTGCTCGGCATTCCGGCACTGGCCGACGAGATCGAGATCGTCGAGGACAAGGGCCGCAAGTTCCTGGCCCACTACCGGCGCGCGGGCGAGCTGGTCGCGGTCGTCGGCGCGAGCATGGCCGGCAAGGTCATGAAGGCCCGCGGCGAACTCGCCGCGAACCTGCAGCCGGTGGCGACCGCGAGCTGA